A stretch of Chloracidobacterium validum DNA encodes these proteins:
- a CDS encoding glycosyltransferase family 2 protein produces MTWLHKADGITIGMANWNHRLFLPRSVNSARQALQTLATRGVPGELIVVDDASRDGSVEWLAQASAWLSDLPLRVSFQPHQQGPAAARNRILQMARYRYICWLDADNILQGANLWLFWRAIRETGAAVVYGNLIVKEDGRVRALTSNVVYRSAVFHMNETDMCSLCDARQLLQCGGLQTEPSINSNEDWELFLHLADDGRLIVFVPAVFGTYYVRRQSLSYGFTPPNAVVRRMHDHQRHRSLEGRILGRVYHPDIGWLV; encoded by the coding sequence ATGACTTGGCTTCACAAAGCGGACGGCATCACCATTGGCATGGCGAACTGGAATCACCGCCTGTTTTTGCCGCGCAGCGTGAACTCGGCCCGCCAGGCGCTCCAGACGCTGGCCACCCGGGGTGTGCCCGGTGAACTCATCGTCGTGGATGACGCCTCGCGGGATGGCTCGGTTGAATGGCTCGCCCAGGCATCCGCTTGGTTGAGCGACCTGCCCCTGCGGGTGTCATTTCAACCCCACCAGCAGGGACCGGCGGCGGCCCGCAATCGAATTTTGCAGATGGCGCGTTACCGGTACATTTGCTGGCTCGACGCCGACAATATCCTCCAGGGCGCCAACCTGTGGCTGTTTTGGCGCGCCATCCGGGAAACCGGAGCGGCCGTGGTCTATGGCAATCTGATTGTCAAGGAAGATGGGCGTGTCAGGGCGCTAACGTCAAACGTCGTCTATCGGTCAGCGGTGTTCCATATGAATGAAACCGACATGTGCAGCCTGTGCGACGCGCGCCAGCTCCTGCAATGCGGCGGACTTCAGACCGAGCCGAGCATCAACAGCAACGAAGATTGGGAGTTGTTTCTCCACTTGGCTGATGACGGACGGCTGATTGTCTTTGTCCCGGCCGTGTTTGGGACGTACTACGTGCGGCGGCAGTCGCTGTCGTATGGGTTTACCCCCCCCAATGCTGTCGTCCGCCGCATGCACGACCACCAGCGCCACCGCAGCTTGGA